A single region of the Arthrobacter sp. zg-Y820 genome encodes:
- the dhaM gene encoding dihydroxyacetone kinase phosphoryl donor subunit DhaM, whose translation MSVGLVIVSHSAKLAEGVRELAAQMAGDVTIAPAGGTDDGGIGTSLDKITAAIAVADTGEGAVLLADLGSAVMTAEMAVEFLDDEQRGRVRLADAPLVEGTVAAAVAAQGGRALAAVVQEAESAGGIPARAPAAAAGTAAGTAAGGGAGEPEEEADGFDPDDDGVHTGSWEIINRAGLHARPAAAVAQAMSDLDAEVRINGVDAKSVMMLMSLGLGPGQTLTVAARGPDAARAVDIMALEVRNGFGEI comes from the coding sequence ATGAGCGTAGGTCTGGTCATCGTTTCCCACAGCGCCAAACTGGCGGAAGGTGTCCGGGAACTGGCGGCGCAGATGGCCGGCGACGTGACGATCGCGCCGGCCGGCGGTACCGACGACGGCGGCATCGGCACCAGCCTCGACAAGATCACCGCCGCCATCGCCGTCGCTGACACCGGCGAGGGCGCGGTGCTGCTGGCCGATTTGGGCTCGGCCGTCATGACCGCCGAAATGGCAGTGGAATTTTTGGACGATGAGCAGCGCGGCCGGGTGCGGCTGGCAGACGCGCCGCTGGTGGAAGGAACCGTGGCGGCCGCCGTCGCCGCGCAGGGCGGCAGGGCACTCGCCGCGGTGGTGCAGGAGGCTGAGTCCGCCGGCGGCATCCCGGCCCGGGCACCTGCTGCAGCGGCGGGCACGGCAGCGGGCACGGCGGCCGGGGGAGGTGCCGGGGAGCCGGAGGAGGAAGCGGATGGTTTCGACCCCGACGACGACGGTGTGCACACCGGATCGTGGGAGATCATCAACCGGGCCGGCCTGCATGCCCGTCCGGCAGCCGCCGTCGCCCAGGCGATGTCCGACCTGGATGCTGAGGTGCGCATCAACGGCGTGGACGCGAAATCGGTGATGATGCTGATGTCCCTGGGCCTCGGTCCGGGACAGACCCTCACCGTGGCAGCCCGCGGCCCCGATGCCGCCCGGGCAGTGGACATCATGGCGCTGGAGGTGCGGAACGGTTTCGGAGAGATCTAG
- a CDS encoding A/G-specific adenine glycosylase, translating to MGPGPQQAPQLHTEIISWFTANARDLPWREAGCSPWGIFVSEIMLQQTPVVRVLPVWEQWMARWPTPAALAAEPSGEAVRAWGRLGYPRRALRLHAAATAMTADFGGRVPETSAELLTLPGVGTYTAAAVASFAFSRRETVVDTNIRRVHARAVGGKALPAPALNAAEMRLAVTLLPDDDAASVAWNASVMELGALVCTARSPKCEVCPVLRHCAWVAAGKPAPDYIPKGQSWAGTDRQVRGAVMAVLRQARGPVLRTLLLGPVDLVAPEADPELAPLAALHALNAPAEQLERALAGLLTDRLAEETESGLQLPA from the coding sequence ATGGGACCGGGTCCGCAGCAGGCGCCGCAGCTGCATACGGAGATCATCAGTTGGTTCACCGCCAATGCGCGCGACCTTCCGTGGCGGGAGGCCGGCTGCAGCCCGTGGGGAATCTTCGTCAGTGAAATCATGCTCCAGCAAACCCCCGTGGTCCGCGTGCTGCCGGTGTGGGAGCAGTGGATGGCGCGCTGGCCCACTCCTGCCGCGTTGGCTGCCGAACCCAGCGGGGAAGCAGTGCGCGCCTGGGGGCGGCTCGGCTATCCCCGCCGCGCCCTTCGCCTGCACGCAGCGGCCACGGCCATGACCGCCGATTTCGGCGGCCGCGTTCCGGAAACCTCCGCCGAGCTCCTGACCCTGCCGGGCGTGGGAACCTACACCGCTGCGGCAGTCGCGTCCTTTGCCTTCAGCCGCCGGGAAACGGTGGTGGACACCAACATCCGCCGGGTCCATGCCCGCGCCGTCGGCGGCAAGGCCCTGCCCGCGCCGGCGCTGAACGCCGCGGAAATGCGCCTGGCCGTTACCCTGCTGCCCGACGACGACGCCGCTTCCGTCGCCTGGAACGCCTCGGTCATGGAACTCGGCGCCCTGGTGTGCACCGCCCGCAGCCCCAAATGCGAGGTCTGTCCGGTGCTCCGGCACTGCGCGTGGGTGGCGGCCGGAAAACCTGCCCCGGACTACATCCCCAAGGGCCAGTCCTGGGCCGGCACCGACCGCCAGGTCCGCGGCGCCGTCATGGCCGTGCTGCGGCAGGCAAGAGGCCCGGTGCTCCGGACGCTGCTGCTGGGTCCGGTGGACCTCGTGGCGCCGGAGGCTGATCCCGAGCTCGCCCCGCTGGCGGCGCTGCACGCGCTCAACGCTCCTGCCGAGCAGCTCGAGCGGGCGCTGGCCGGGCTCCTGACGGACCGGCTGGCCGAGGAGACCGAGAGCGGCCTGCAGTTGCCGGCCTGA
- the disA gene encoding DNA integrity scanning diadenylate cyclase DisA yields the protein MARSPEDSLKATLARVAPGTELRDGLERILRGRTGALIVLGFDRTVDSICSGGFDIGIDFSPTRLRELAKMDGAIVCDNDAKTILRAAVQLVPDHTIETHESGTRHRTAERVAVETGFPIISVSQSMQIIQLYVRGLRHVLEGSEPVLARANQALATLERYRARLDQVTNSLSALEIEAMVTVRDVAVTLQRQEMVRRISEEISQYVLELGVDGRLLSLQLEELTAGLGPGSEMIVRDYADLHDGQRRAEDQVATLQNLSDSDMVDLGKIAAVVGFQPGQDSLEAVVQPRGYRLLSNIKSVPPTVANRLVDHFGGLQNLMAANIDDLMTVDGIGDQRARMVREGLSRIAETSLLDRFM from the coding sequence ATGGCACGCAGTCCCGAAGATTCGCTGAAAGCCACTCTGGCCCGGGTAGCGCCCGGAACCGAGCTCCGCGACGGGTTGGAACGCATCCTGCGCGGCCGCACGGGAGCCCTGATCGTGCTGGGGTTCGATCGCACCGTTGACTCCATCTGCTCCGGCGGCTTCGACATCGGCATCGATTTCTCCCCCACCCGCCTGCGCGAGCTGGCCAAGATGGACGGTGCCATCGTCTGTGACAATGATGCCAAGACCATTCTGCGGGCCGCCGTGCAGCTGGTTCCGGACCACACCATTGAGACGCATGAATCCGGCACCCGCCACCGCACAGCCGAGCGCGTGGCCGTCGAAACGGGATTCCCCATCATCTCGGTCAGCCAGTCCATGCAAATCATCCAGCTCTATGTCCGGGGCCTCCGCCACGTGTTGGAGGGCTCCGAACCGGTGCTGGCCCGCGCCAACCAAGCGCTGGCCACCCTGGAGCGCTACCGCGCCCGCCTGGATCAGGTCACCAACTCGCTGTCGGCGCTGGAGATCGAGGCCATGGTCACCGTCCGGGATGTGGCTGTCACCCTGCAGCGCCAGGAGATGGTCCGCCGGATTTCCGAGGAAATCTCCCAGTACGTCCTCGAACTCGGAGTGGACGGCCGGCTGCTGTCCCTGCAGCTCGAAGAACTGACGGCGGGCCTGGGCCCGGGCAGCGAGATGATTGTCCGCGACTACGCCGACCTGCATGACGGCCAGCGCCGGGCCGAGGACCAGGTCGCCACCCTGCAGAACCTCAGTGACTCGGACATGGTCGATTTGGGCAAGATCGCCGCCGTCGTTGGCTTCCAGCCCGGACAGGATTCCCTGGAGGCCGTGGTGCAGCCGCGCGGTTACCGGCTGCTGAGCAACATCAAATCGGTGCCGCCGACCGTCGCGAACCGGCTGGTGGACCACTTCGGCGGGCTGCAGAACCTCATGGCCGCCAACATTGACGATCTGATGACCGTGGACGGCATCGGAGACCAGCGCGCCCGCATGGTGCGCGAAGGGCTCTCCCGCATTGCCGAGACCAGCCTGCTTGACCGGTTCATGTAG
- the radA gene encoding DNA repair protein RadA, translating into MATKTTRAKTANYRCAECGWTTAKWVGRCGECQAWGTVEEAGEVVARTTAAATVARPALRIADVDATSASYQPTGVNELDRVLGGGLVPGAVILLAGEPGVGKSTLLLDVAAKVGNLGRDVLYVTGEESTAQVKLRAERINAVSDFLYLSAETDLGQALGQVEQVKPALLIVDSVQTLSSSAVDGSAGGVSQVREVAASLINAAKTRNMTTLLVGHVTKDGSIAGPRLLEHLVDVVCQFDGDRHSRLRLLRAVKNRYGPTDEVGCFDLTEDGIVGLADPSGLFVSRTKEPVSGTCITVTLEGKRPLVAEVQALLAETSNSQARRATSGLDSSRVAMLLAVLQARASMNLAKDDSYVATVGGVKLSEPATDLAVALAVASAKMNKPLPAQLIAFGEVGLAGEVRPVPGIARRISEAERLGFTHAVVPASPNGPVAVPAGFKVREVSTLTEALELLF; encoded by the coding sequence ATGGCCACGAAGACTACCCGCGCAAAAACCGCTAACTACCGCTGCGCAGAATGCGGCTGGACCACCGCCAAGTGGGTGGGCCGGTGCGGGGAGTGCCAGGCCTGGGGAACCGTCGAGGAAGCCGGCGAGGTGGTGGCCCGCACCACGGCCGCGGCCACCGTGGCCCGGCCTGCCCTGCGGATCGCCGACGTCGATGCCACTTCCGCTTCCTACCAGCCCACCGGCGTGAACGAGCTGGATCGGGTCCTGGGCGGCGGGCTGGTCCCGGGCGCCGTCATCCTGCTGGCCGGTGAGCCGGGGGTGGGCAAGTCTACGCTGCTGCTGGATGTTGCCGCGAAGGTGGGAAACCTTGGCCGGGACGTTCTGTACGTCACGGGCGAGGAGTCCACCGCCCAGGTGAAGCTGCGCGCCGAACGCATCAACGCGGTGTCCGATTTTCTTTATCTGAGTGCTGAAACTGACCTGGGCCAAGCCCTGGGCCAGGTGGAGCAGGTTAAACCGGCGCTGCTGATCGTTGACTCGGTGCAGACCCTGAGCAGCTCGGCCGTGGACGGCAGCGCCGGCGGGGTCAGCCAGGTGCGCGAAGTGGCTGCCTCCCTGATCAATGCCGCCAAGACCCGGAACATGACCACCCTGCTCGTGGGACACGTCACCAAGGACGGTTCCATTGCCGGGCCTCGGCTGCTGGAGCATCTGGTGGATGTGGTGTGCCAGTTCGACGGAGACCGCCACTCGCGGCTGCGGCTGCTGCGGGCCGTGAAGAACCGCTACGGTCCCACCGACGAAGTGGGCTGCTTCGACCTGACCGAGGACGGAATCGTCGGGCTCGCCGATCCGTCCGGGCTTTTTGTCTCCCGCACCAAGGAACCTGTGTCGGGCACCTGCATCACGGTCACGCTCGAAGGAAAACGGCCGCTGGTCGCCGAAGTCCAGGCCCTGCTCGCCGAAACCAGCAACTCGCAGGCCCGCCGCGCCACGAGCGGACTGGATTCCTCGCGGGTGGCCATGCTCCTGGCCGTCCTGCAGGCGCGGGCGTCGATGAACCTGGCCAAGGATGACAGTTATGTGGCCACAGTGGGCGGGGTCAAGCTCAGCGAACCGGCCACCGATCTGGCCGTGGCACTGGCCGTGGCGTCGGCCAAAATGAACAAGCCGCTGCCGGCGCAGCTGATCGCATTTGGGGAGGTCGGCCTGGCCGGCGAGGTGCGGCCCGTTCCCGGCATCGCCCGGCGAATCTCCGAAGCGGAGCGCCTGGGCTTCACGCATGCGGTGGTTCCGGCGTCGCCCAACGGCCCGGTCGCGGTTCCGGCCGGATTCAAGGTGAGGGAGGTGTCCACCCTCACGGAAGCCCTCGAGCTGCTGTTCTAG
- a CDS encoding FUSC family protein, with translation MPPYDRLARSRGFLRNRIRVGLHRSRNSILPAAQMTVCAVGAYAFAQYVLGHEGPLFAATAALISLGFSREPRTRRVLEVGVGCTLGITVGELLLHVLGTGLWQAAVVLFVSLMLARFLDRGVIFTTQLGLQSLLVVLLPAPDGGVFTRSLDAIVGGLFALVVTMLAPRDPRREPQSNVRDLLHELSAVLRQCAEAVAKSDSTIAWHALVRARNTQPQLDAVARSVRDAREVARISPAYRRHLAELGDLRGSIGYLDLAVRNSRVFARRTTSVINHAALHDEAIERVAEVVNDTADAVDILARALAGGESGGTREKHLRQARNGLALVGAQLNPGALGVTDIQGDALVMLFRPLVVDLLESTGLTHEEAVGYLADV, from the coding sequence ATGCCCCCATACGACCGTCTTGCCCGGAGCCGGGGATTCCTCCGAAACCGGATACGGGTGGGGCTTCACCGCAGCCGCAATTCCATCCTTCCCGCCGCGCAGATGACGGTGTGCGCCGTGGGCGCCTATGCGTTTGCGCAGTATGTCCTGGGCCATGAAGGCCCGCTTTTCGCAGCCACGGCAGCCCTGATCTCGCTCGGCTTCTCCCGGGAGCCGCGCACCAGGCGGGTCCTGGAAGTGGGCGTCGGCTGCACCCTGGGCATCACCGTGGGAGAACTGCTCCTGCATGTTCTGGGCACCGGCCTGTGGCAGGCCGCCGTCGTCCTCTTTGTTTCCCTGATGCTGGCGCGCTTCCTGGACCGCGGCGTTATCTTCACGACCCAGCTGGGCCTGCAATCGCTGCTGGTGGTGCTGCTTCCGGCACCGGACGGCGGCGTGTTCACGCGCAGCCTCGATGCCATCGTGGGCGGACTGTTTGCGCTGGTGGTGACGATGCTGGCACCGCGCGATCCGCGGCGGGAACCGCAGTCCAATGTCCGGGATTTGCTGCATGAGCTCTCGGCCGTGCTGCGCCAGTGCGCTGAAGCGGTGGCGAAAAGCGACTCGACCATCGCCTGGCATGCCCTGGTGCGTGCCCGCAACACCCAGCCCCAGCTCGACGCCGTGGCCCGCAGCGTCCGTGACGCCCGGGAGGTGGCCCGCATCTCCCCTGCCTATCGCCGGCATCTCGCCGAGCTGGGCGACCTGCGCGGTTCCATCGGCTATCTGGATCTGGCGGTGCGCAACAGCAGGGTCTTCGCCCGGCGCACCACGTCGGTCATCAACCATGCGGCGTTGCACGACGAGGCCATTGAGCGTGTTGCCGAGGTCGTGAACGACACGGCGGACGCCGTCGACATCCTGGCCCGCGCACTGGCCGGCGGGGAATCAGGCGGAACCCGCGAGAAGCATCTGCGGCAGGCCCGCAACGGCCTGGCCCTGGTTGGTGCGCAGCTGAACCCCGGCGCACTGGGGGTCACTGACATCCAGGGGGACGCCCTCGTCATGCTCTTTCGGCCCCTGGTGGTGGACCTGCTCGAGTCCACCGGCCTGACCCATGAAGAGGCAGTGGGCTACCTCGCGGACGTGTGA
- the pstS gene encoding phosphate ABC transporter substrate-binding protein PstS — MVNGKVRTAAILSAAALALSACGSDSAAAPGGDTAPSSASDSTLTGTLSGAGASSQDSAMQAWIAGFSAENPGAAVQYSPDGSGAGREALLAGGVQFAGSDAYLDEEEAAAAAQVCGPDGALHIPAYISPIAVAFNLPGVEELNLDADTIAKIFRGEITAWNDPAVTATNPGAELPGTPITPVHRGDESGTTENFTEYLAAAAPEAWTDEASGEWPAGIGNGENASGTGGVVSLVTSTEGAVTYADASAAGGLGAVNVLVGSEYVPLSSEAAAKAVEASTPVTGEGRPDADMAMNLDRDTAESGAYPVVLVSYHVYCTAYEDAATVDLVQAFGNYVVSEEGQAAAADAAGNAPLSDALRQEAAAALDSISVLQK; from the coding sequence TTGGTAAATGGAAAAGTCCGCACAGCCGCCATCCTCTCGGCAGCTGCCCTCGCCCTGTCAGCCTGCGGCAGCGACAGCGCTGCCGCCCCCGGCGGCGACACCGCGCCGTCGTCGGCTTCGGACAGCACGCTCACCGGAACCCTGTCCGGGGCCGGAGCCTCCTCGCAGGACTCAGCCATGCAGGCCTGGATCGCCGGCTTCAGCGCGGAAAATCCGGGAGCCGCGGTGCAGTATTCGCCGGACGGATCAGGAGCCGGCCGCGAGGCGCTGCTGGCCGGGGGCGTGCAGTTCGCCGGATCCGATGCCTACCTGGACGAGGAAGAGGCCGCCGCAGCCGCGCAGGTCTGCGGCCCGGACGGCGCCCTGCACATCCCCGCCTACATCTCTCCGATTGCGGTGGCCTTCAACCTGCCGGGCGTTGAGGAACTGAACCTGGATGCCGACACCATTGCCAAGATCTTCCGCGGCGAGATCACCGCATGGAACGATCCCGCCGTCACGGCGACCAATCCCGGGGCCGAGCTTCCCGGCACTCCCATCACCCCGGTGCACCGCGGCGATGAATCCGGAACCACCGAGAACTTCACCGAGTACCTTGCAGCGGCGGCTCCGGAAGCCTGGACCGACGAAGCGTCAGGTGAATGGCCCGCCGGGATCGGCAACGGCGAAAACGCTTCCGGAACCGGCGGCGTGGTCTCGCTGGTTACCTCCACTGAGGGCGCCGTGACCTACGCCGACGCCTCAGCGGCGGGAGGCCTGGGTGCGGTCAACGTGCTGGTGGGCAGCGAGTACGTTCCGCTCAGTTCCGAAGCCGCGGCAAAGGCCGTCGAGGCATCCACCCCGGTTACCGGCGAGGGCCGGCCGGACGCGGACATGGCCATGAACCTGGACCGGGACACTGCGGAATCCGGTGCCTACCCGGTGGTGCTGGTTTCCTACCACGTCTACTGCACCGCCTATGAGGACGCCGCAACCGTCGACCTGGTCCAGGCCTTCGGAAACTACGTGGTGAGTGAAGAGGGACAGGCAGCCGCCGCGGACGCGGCCGGCAACGCGCCGCTCTCGGATGCCCTCCGTCAGGAAGCCGCGGCCGCCTTGGACAGCATCAGCGTTCTGCAGAAGTAA
- the pstC gene encoding phosphate ABC transporter permease subunit PstC: MSSKSIEGTGGAGRAGDKVFSGITLLAGCLILLVLFSVAMFLLWQALPTFTADPADISGGKGFLTYIWPLVIGTVIAAAIALVIATPVGIGVALFISHYAPRRIAQSLGYLIDLLAAIPSVVYGAWGMMVLAPALVGPYTWLADNAGWIPIFSGPASQTGKTMLTAGIVLSVMVLPIITSLTREIFLQTPKLHEEAALAMGATRWEMIRMAVFPFARAGVVSAVMLGLGRALGETMAVALVLSSGGLIPSLIRPGNQTIAAEIALNFPEAYGLRLSELIAAGLVLFLITLAVNVIARWIISRHKEFSGAN, from the coding sequence GTGTCCAGCAAGTCCATAGAAGGCACCGGTGGTGCCGGCCGTGCCGGAGACAAAGTCTTTTCCGGCATAACTCTCCTGGCCGGCTGCCTCATCCTTCTTGTCCTGTTTTCCGTGGCCATGTTCCTGCTCTGGCAGGCGCTGCCCACGTTCACCGCGGACCCCGCGGACATCAGCGGCGGAAAGGGATTCCTCACCTACATCTGGCCGCTGGTCATCGGCACGGTGATCGCCGCGGCGATCGCCCTGGTCATCGCGACCCCGGTGGGAATCGGCGTCGCGCTCTTCATCTCGCATTACGCCCCCCGCCGGATCGCGCAGAGCCTTGGCTACCTCATTGACCTGCTCGCGGCCATCCCTTCGGTGGTTTACGGCGCCTGGGGCATGATGGTGCTTGCGCCGGCCCTGGTGGGTCCGTACACATGGCTGGCGGACAACGCCGGCTGGATCCCGATCTTCTCCGGCCCGGCCAGCCAGACCGGCAAGACCATGCTGACCGCCGGGATCGTGCTGTCGGTCATGGTGCTGCCGATCATCACGTCGCTGACCCGGGAGATCTTCCTGCAGACCCCGAAGCTGCATGAGGAGGCCGCCTTGGCCATGGGCGCCACCCGCTGGGAAATGATCCGGATGGCAGTGTTTCCCTTCGCCCGGGCGGGCGTGGTCAGCGCCGTCATGCTGGGCCTGGGGCGCGCGCTCGGCGAGACCATGGCCGTGGCCCTGGTGCTCTCCTCCGGCGGCCTGATCCCCAGCCTGATCCGGCCGGGAAACCAAACCATCGCAGCGGAAATTGCCCTGAACTTCCCTGAAGCCTACGGGCTGCGCCTGTCCGAGCTGATTGCCGCCGGCCTGGTGCTGTTCCTGATCACCCTGGCCGTGAACGTGATCGCGCGCTGGATCATCAGCCGCCACAAAGAATTCTCCGGAGCCAACTGA
- the pstA gene encoding phosphate ABC transporter permease PstA, producing the protein MQTQTLSRRPATLTKNRLPRYAVWAALGAAVILGAALSALIGFGIASFAIFTAVIFVVSATAVTWIVEGRRRAVDRFATYLVCGSFLLALVPLISVIFTVLSKGLAGLSPDFLFTSMGGMTGAVDNTSVQTGGPVLGGAYHGIVGTLLITLWATIISVPIGLLTAVYLVEYSHGGPLSRAITFFVDVMTGIPSIVAGLFAAAFFGLLFGPGVRTGFVAAVALSVLMIPVVVRSTEEMLKIVPNELREAAYALGVRKWRTILKVVVPTAISGIASGVTLAIARVIGETAPLLVTAGFVNTINMNVFAGWMTTLPTFIYRQLMSPTSPTNTDPSTQRAWAAALLLIIMVMLLNLGARLIARLFAPKTGR; encoded by the coding sequence ATGCAGACACAAACACTGAGCCGCCGTCCGGCCACGCTCACCAAGAACCGGCTGCCGCGCTACGCGGTGTGGGCAGCCCTGGGTGCGGCCGTCATCCTCGGGGCTGCGCTCTCGGCCCTGATCGGCTTCGGCATCGCCAGTTTCGCCATCTTCACAGCGGTGATCTTCGTAGTGTCGGCCACCGCGGTGACGTGGATTGTGGAAGGCCGCCGCCGAGCCGTGGACCGCTTTGCCACCTACCTGGTCTGCGGATCCTTCCTGCTGGCGCTGGTTCCGCTGATCTCGGTGATCTTCACCGTCCTGTCCAAGGGCCTCGCCGGCCTGAGCCCTGACTTCCTGTTCACCTCCATGGGCGGCATGACGGGAGCCGTGGACAACACCAGCGTGCAGACCGGCGGACCCGTGCTGGGCGGGGCGTACCACGGCATTGTGGGCACGTTGCTGATCACGCTGTGGGCCACGATCATCTCGGTGCCGATCGGCCTCCTGACCGCCGTCTACCTGGTGGAATACAGCCACGGCGGGCCGCTGTCCCGGGCCATCACGTTCTTCGTTGACGTCATGACGGGCATCCCCTCCATCGTGGCCGGGCTCTTCGCCGCCGCCTTCTTCGGACTGCTGTTCGGCCCGGGCGTTCGCACCGGGTTCGTGGCCGCCGTCGCCCTGTCGGTCCTGATGATTCCGGTGGTGGTGCGTTCCACCGAGGAAATGCTGAAGATCGTTCCGAACGAACTGCGCGAAGCCGCCTACGCCCTGGGCGTGCGCAAGTGGCGGACCATCCTCAAGGTGGTGGTGCCGACGGCGATCTCCGGCATCGCGTCGGGCGTGACCCTGGCCATTGCCCGCGTCATCGGTGAAACGGCCCCGCTGCTGGTCACCGCCGGCTTCGTGAACACCATCAACATGAATGTGTTCGCCGGCTGGATGACCACGCTGCCCACCTTCATTTACCGGCAGCTGATGAGCCCCACGTCGCCCACCAACACCGATCCCAGCACCCAGCGGGCCTGGGCCGCGGCGCTGCTGCTGATCATCATGGTGATGCTCCTGAACCTCGGGGCCCGCCTGATCGCCCGGCTCTTTGCGCCCAAGACCGGCCGCTGA
- the pstB gene encoding phosphate ABC transporter ATP-binding protein PstB, with protein MSKRIDVKDLNVYYGDFLAVENVNINIEARSVTAFIGPSGCGKSTFLRTLNRMHEVLPGARVEGEVLLDGENLYGPGVDPVTVRSHIGMVFQRPNPFPTMSIRDNVLAGVKLNNKRISKSDADDLVEKSLTGANLWKEVRDRLDKPGSGLSGGQQQRLCIARAIAVSPEVILMDEPCSALDPISTLAIEDLIEELKSDYTVVIVTHNMQQAARVSDKTAFFNIAGTGKPGKLIEYADTPVIFSNPAQKATEDYVSGRFG; from the coding sequence ATGTCCAAGCGAATCGACGTCAAGGACCTCAACGTCTACTACGGCGACTTCCTGGCCGTAGAAAACGTCAACATCAACATTGAGGCCCGGTCCGTCACGGCGTTCATCGGTCCCTCCGGCTGCGGCAAGTCCACGTTCCTGCGGACGCTGAACCGGATGCATGAAGTCCTCCCCGGTGCGCGGGTGGAGGGCGAAGTGCTGCTCGACGGGGAGAACCTCTACGGCCCCGGCGTGGATCCGGTAACCGTCCGCAGCCACATCGGCATGGTGTTCCAGCGCCCCAACCCGTTCCCCACCATGTCCATCCGCGACAACGTGCTGGCCGGCGTGAAGCTGAACAACAAGCGCATCTCCAAGTCCGACGCCGATGACCTGGTGGAAAAGTCCCTCACCGGCGCCAACCTGTGGAAGGAAGTCCGCGACCGGCTGGACAAGCCCGGTTCCGGGCTTTCCGGCGGCCAGCAGCAGCGCCTCTGCATCGCCCGCGCCATCGCGGTGTCGCCGGAAGTCATCCTGATGGATGAGCCGTGTTCGGCGCTGGACCCCATCTCCACGCTGGCCATCGAGGACCTGATTGAGGAACTCAAGAGCGACTACACGGTGGTGATCGTGACGCACAACATGCAGCAGGCCGCCCGGGTGTCGGACAAGACGGCGTTCTTCAACATTGCCGGCACCGGCAAGCCCGGCAAGCTGATCGAATACGCGGACACCCCGGTGATCTTCAGCAACCCGGCCCAGAAGGCCACTGAGGACTACGTCTCCGGCCGCTTCGGCTAA
- a CDS encoding inorganic phosphate transporter has translation METVLLAAVVLFAGGYAFINGFHDVSNSVATAVRTRALTPTVAVVLAAVFNLTGALLSTALALVLADRFIQLPEGTSGLGILIAGLLAACGWGLWTWWRRMPSSSTHALVGGIVGSGAASTLVGGPNIAESYQVLLQQIVLPLLLSPVVAFGLAYLLVFPATWLMRYSSPRRGDAGNRIAQSVFTSAFSLGHGMQDGQRTMAVIVLALVAAGSATDTGIPLWVQIFSGSALAAGSLFGGWRISHTLSNRLVRIDPLRGMSATAVSSSMLFTGALWLQIPLSSTQTMTSAIVGAGANQRFSTVRFIPLREILVTWLTTAPVTAVLGGILFLALSPLL, from the coding sequence GTGGAGACGGTCCTGCTGGCCGCCGTCGTGCTTTTCGCCGGAGGCTACGCCTTCATCAACGGCTTTCATGACGTCTCAAACTCGGTTGCCACCGCGGTGCGCACCCGGGCCCTGACTCCCACGGTCGCCGTCGTCCTGGCCGCCGTCTTCAACCTGACCGGCGCCCTGCTGAGCACCGCCCTGGCCCTGGTGCTGGCTGACCGGTTTATCCAGCTGCCCGAAGGAACGTCAGGGCTGGGCATCCTGATCGCCGGGCTGCTGGCCGCGTGCGGCTGGGGGCTGTGGACCTGGTGGCGGCGCATGCCCTCCTCCTCCACGCACGCGCTGGTGGGCGGCATCGTCGGCTCGGGCGCAGCGTCCACGCTGGTGGGCGGGCCCAACATCGCCGAGTCCTACCAGGTGCTGCTGCAGCAGATCGTCCTGCCGCTGCTGCTCTCCCCCGTTGTCGCCTTCGGGCTCGCCTATCTGCTGGTGTTTCCGGCCACCTGGCTCATGCGCTACAGCTCGCCGCGGCGCGGCGACGCCGGAAACCGGATCGCCCAGTCAGTCTTCACATCGGCGTTCTCGCTGGGCCACGGCATGCAGGACGGCCAGCGGACAATGGCGGTTATTGTCCTGGCGCTGGTGGCAGCAGGCTCCGCCACCGACACCGGCATTCCCCTCTGGGTCCAGATTTTCTCCGGCTCCGCACTCGCTGCGGGCAGCCTTTTCGGCGGCTGGCGGATCAGCCACACGCTGAGCAACCGGCTGGTGCGCATCGATCCGCTGCGCGGCATGAGCGCGACGGCGGTCAGCTCCTCCATGCTGTTCACGGGTGCCCTGTGGCTGCAGATACCGCTGTCGAGCACGCAGACCATGACGTCGGCCATTGTGGGCGCCGGCGCCAACCAGCGGTTTTCAACGGTCCGGTTCATTCCCCTGCGGGAAATCCTGGTCACCTGGCTGACCACGGCGCCGGTAACCGCAGTGCTCGGCGGCATCCTGTTCCTGGCGCTCAGCCCGCTGCTCTGA